The proteins below come from a single Papaver somniferum cultivar HN1 chromosome 11, ASM357369v1, whole genome shotgun sequence genomic window:
- the LOC113324591 gene encoding F-box/kelch-repeat protein At3g06240-like, with translation MDYPIKSLYHSVELKGCCDGLVCLWLGCHEFNYKSSFCLWNPTTKEYNELPQSPNANPYHNYFSMIGLGYDSKSEDYNLVTGNNRAAEVYSLKFNSWRSIENAPYVSQSRVVGILVNGDIHWLAQPQDYSQVLVSLGIGDQIFKEIQLPNEYSDYGVRESWIERYIINDERIMLSHLMWSFKSGELLFGTYSSDEIAIIYDPINESVKELNMPSLVQFDQEGRYYEILVSLGSGTYVGGEEEGKSVKEKEKE, from the exons ATGGATTACCCAATCAAATCCTTATACCATTCAGTTGAATTAAAGGGTTGTTGTGATGGTTTAGTTTGCCTATGGTTGGGTTGCCATGAATTTAATTATAAGAGTTCTTTTTGTCTTTGGAACCCAACTACCAAAGAGTACAATGAATTACCTCAATCACCAAATGCAAACCCTTATCATAATTATTTCAGCATGATTGGTTTGGGTTATGATTCTAAGAGTGAGGATTACAATCTTGTAACGGGGAATAATAGGGCAGCCGAAGTCTATTCGTTAAAATTTAATTCGTGGAGAAGTATTGAGAATGCGCCTTATGTTTCCCAGAGTCGAGTAGTCGGAATACTTGTTAATGGAGATATTCATTGGTTAGCTCAACCGCAGGATTATTCCCAAGTTTTAGTTTCTTTAGGTATTGGTGACCagattttcaaagaaattcaaCTACCAAATGAATATTCG GATTATGGAGTTAGAGAATCTTGGATTGAACGCTATATAATTAACGATGAGAGAATTATGTTATCTCATCTAATGTGGTCTTTTAAGAGCGGTGAGTTATTATTTGGAACTTATTCTTCCGATGAAATAGCTATAATATACGATCCTATAAATGAAAGTGTTAAGGAACTAAACATGCCTAGTTTAGTGCAATTTGACCAAGAAGGGCGTTATTACGAAATCTTAGTTTCACTTGGGTCTGGTACTTATGTTGGGGGAGAAGAGGAAGGTAAGAgcgtgaaagaaaaagaaaaagaataa